A genomic segment from Alteribacillus bidgolensis encodes:
- a CDS encoding YrrS family protein — protein MNNDNNRGFGEDTRYEMRKRKRMNRILNASIVAVGGLIIFFAVQLFFSGNDQAVEENETDNIAEEAETEPVEETEEESENVPEEAPETDTEESKENSDTDEIEENSEEPEEEPDGPQIPEGDGESGEWEPIGTEQSGSFSHDFNKGSQNWKEMKMALRYATNLDETDEDDIRYWRIENGGDSHTVVGIISDKNNENNPYHVTMEFIENEGWKPIEVKVLDSNPHN, from the coding sequence GTGAATAATGATAACAACCGTGGTTTCGGAGAAGATACTCGGTATGAAATGCGGAAAAGAAAACGAATGAATCGTATCCTTAACGCTTCGATTGTTGCGGTGGGTGGTCTTATTATATTTTTTGCAGTTCAACTATTTTTTTCAGGGAATGACCAAGCAGTGGAAGAGAACGAAACAGATAATATAGCAGAAGAAGCGGAAACGGAACCTGTAGAAGAAACAGAAGAAGAATCGGAAAACGTACCTGAGGAGGCGCCTGAAACGGATACAGAAGAAAGTAAAGAAAATAGTGATACGGATGAAATAGAAGAGAACTCCGAAGAACCAGAAGAAGAGCCCGATGGCCCCCAAATTCCTGAAGGAGATGGTGAAAGCGGGGAGTGGGAACCGATTGGAACAGAACAGTCTGGATCATTTAGTCATGATTTTAATAAAGGCAGTCAAAACTGGAAAGAAATGAAAATGGCTTTGCGGTATGCAACGAATCTTGATGAGACCGACGAAGACGATATAAGATATTGGAGAATTGAAAACGGCGGTGACAGCCACACTGTTGTAGGAATAATTAGTGACAAAAATAATGAAAACAATCCTTATCATGTGACGATGGAGTTTATTGAAAACGAAGGCTGGAAACCCATTGAAGTGAAAGTATTAGATTCAAATCCTCATAACTAA
- a CDS encoding NUDIX hydrolase, giving the protein MNVNKKTVLKRFANRKQGIIDEYEMRRYAVLIPLIEIEKEMHILFEVRAKHMNRQPGEICFPGGMVDSSDRTPGDAAVRELCEEVGVSEEYISLTGSLDRMVSPFNQIIYPYVGFLNRSAPMSPNQEEVDELFTVPLSFFLDMEPERHDVYLNVEAGCSFPYEHLPGGKNYQWKKGVIPEYFYFYKDYVIWGLTARIIKHFIDELNVNDK; this is encoded by the coding sequence GTGAATGTAAATAAAAAAACAGTCCTAAAAAGATTTGCAAATAGGAAACAAGGAATTATTGATGAGTACGAAATGCGCCGCTATGCTGTATTGATACCTTTAATAGAGATAGAAAAAGAAATGCACATATTATTTGAAGTGCGAGCTAAACATATGAACCGCCAACCTGGTGAAATATGCTTTCCAGGAGGGATGGTAGATTCTTCTGATCGCACTCCTGGTGATGCTGCAGTTCGTGAGTTGTGCGAAGAAGTAGGAGTTAGTGAAGAATACATTTCCTTAACGGGCAGTCTAGATAGGATGGTATCCCCTTTCAACCAAATCATCTATCCTTATGTAGGCTTTTTAAACCGTTCTGCTCCAATGTCGCCCAATCAAGAAGAAGTGGATGAGCTTTTTACTGTACCTTTATCTTTTTTTCTCGATATGGAACCTGAACGCCATGATGTGTACCTAAACGTAGAAGCAGGCTGTTCATTTCCTTATGAGCACCTTCCAGGAGGGAAGAATTATCAGTGGAAAAAAGGAGTAATACCCGAATATTTTTATTTTTATAAGGATTATGTTATATGGGGGTTGACCGCTAGAATTATTAAACACTTTATTGATGAATTGAACGTGAATGACAAGTAA
- a CDS encoding DUF2536 family protein, with product MSIQLQPIGDKIEFFEAPSLHHLEEKINKQVEHNEAILLYVHHVQHHVHYDPATSRPIYTAVVHFKGKQT from the coding sequence TTGAGTATACAATTACAGCCAATAGGAGATAAAATAGAATTCTTTGAAGCGCCCTCTCTTCATCATTTAGAAGAAAAAATTAATAAACAAGTAGAACATAACGAAGCTATTTTATTGTATGTACATCATGTGCAGCATCACGTTCATTATGATCCGGCTACCTCTAGGCCTATTTATACTGCTGTCGTTCATTTTAAGGGGAAACAAACTTGA
- the mtnN gene encoding 5'-methylthioadenosine/S-adenosylhomocysteine nucleosidase: MRIAVIGAMDEEVELLIDHLENRIEEEIGGSFFYRGYIQGQEIILVKSGIGKVNAAISTSILLEKFQPDAVINTGSAGGFNPALKVGDLVISKEVRYNDVDATVFGYEFGQVPQMPAKYEADETLVQAAKKCAINEKLTTLEGLVVSGDSFMSDDSRVAFLKNTFVEPQCAEMEAGAIAQVCYRFNVPFVIIRSLSDIAGQDAKQSYDQFLKKASVHSANLVLSMIDELKNRQI, from the coding sequence ATGAGAATAGCAGTAATCGGAGCAATGGACGAAGAAGTGGAATTGTTAATAGATCATCTGGAAAATCGGATTGAGGAAGAAATTGGCGGAAGTTTTTTTTATAGGGGATACATACAAGGACAAGAAATTATACTAGTTAAATCCGGGATAGGTAAAGTAAATGCGGCAATTAGTACATCGATTCTGCTGGAAAAATTCCAGCCTGATGCTGTTATAAATACAGGTTCGGCTGGCGGGTTTAATCCAGCTTTGAAAGTGGGAGATCTGGTAATTTCTAAAGAGGTCCGCTATAATGATGTGGATGCAACTGTATTTGGATATGAATTTGGTCAGGTACCTCAAATGCCAGCAAAATATGAAGCGGATGAAACACTAGTTCAAGCAGCAAAAAAATGTGCTATAAACGAAAAATTAACGACGTTGGAAGGTTTAGTTGTCTCAGGTGATTCTTTTATGAGTGATGATTCGAGAGTTGCCTTTTTAAAAAATACATTTGTAGAACCACAGTGTGCTGAAATGGAGGCAGGGGCTATAGCTCAAGTTTGTTATCGATTTAACGTTCCATTTGTAATTATTCGTTCACTAAGTGATATAGCGGGACAGGATGCTAAACAATCATATGATCAATTTCTAAAAAAGGCATCCGTTCACTCTGCAAATTTAGTTCTTTCAATGATTGACGAGTTAAAAAATAGGCAAATATAA
- the greA gene encoding transcription elongation factor GreA codes for MAEEKQHYMTEEGKHKLEKELNYLKTERRQEVVERIKIARSFGDLSENSEYDAAKDEQAFVEGRINQIEKMLKNAVIIEEDASNNTEVALGKSVKFKELPNGEEEVYTIVGSAESDPLEGKISNDSPMAKSLLGRKVGEEVTVSTPGGDIEVEIIEVN; via the coding sequence ATGGCAGAAGAAAAACAGCATTATATGACAGAAGAAGGAAAGCACAAATTAGAGAAAGAATTAAATTATTTAAAAACAGAGCGTCGACAAGAAGTTGTTGAACGTATTAAAATAGCTAGAAGTTTTGGAGACCTCTCTGAAAACTCTGAGTATGATGCAGCTAAAGATGAACAAGCATTTGTTGAGGGCAGAATCAACCAAATTGAAAAGATGCTGAAAAATGCTGTGATTATTGAGGAAGATGCCTCTAATAATACAGAAGTAGCCCTTGGGAAATCAGTGAAGTTTAAAGAACTCCCAAATGGTGAAGAAGAAGTATATACAATTGTAGGGAGTGCAGAATCAGATCCGTTAGAAGGCAAGATTTCTAATGATTCTCCTATGGCAAAGAGCTTACTTGGAAGAAAAGTAGGAGAAGAAGTAACAGTGAGTACACCAGGAGGAGACATTGAAGTAGAAATTATTGAAGTAAATTAA
- a CDS encoding peptidase U32 family protein: MADRPELLVTPHQADDIPDLVSAGADAFLAGEEAFGLRLAGNFDRAEMEKAVELAHKRGTNVYAAVNAIFHNNQLKYLKEYIRFLNRIGVDAIVYGDPAVLLIAKETAPFIPLHWNTETTATNWQAANYWGKQGAERAVLARELNMDAITEIKENATVDIEIQVHGMACMFQSKRQLVGNYMEYQGRNLQIERRDKERNLHLYDSERDVKYPVFEDGNGTHIMSPRDMCIIDELDELLDVEVDAFKIEGIFKDKSYLTEVTALYKQAIDLYYQDQSLYSKKREIMLDKAKSLQPRTRDIDTGFFFKETVY, encoded by the coding sequence ATGGCGGACAGACCTGAATTGCTCGTCACTCCTCATCAAGCAGATGACATCCCTGATCTGGTTTCTGCAGGGGCTGATGCATTTTTAGCTGGTGAAGAAGCTTTTGGTTTAAGGCTTGCAGGGAATTTTGACAGAGCAGAAATGGAAAAAGCTGTGGAATTAGCCCATAAAAGGGGAACCAATGTTTATGCAGCAGTAAATGCTATATTTCATAATAATCAATTGAAATACCTTAAGGAATATATTAGGTTCTTAAATCGTATAGGAGTAGATGCAATTGTTTATGGAGACCCTGCTGTTCTTTTAATAGCCAAAGAAACTGCTCCATTTATTCCCCTTCATTGGAATACAGAAACTACAGCAACGAATTGGCAAGCTGCCAATTATTGGGGGAAACAAGGAGCCGAGCGAGCTGTTCTTGCCCGTGAATTAAATATGGATGCTATTACTGAGATAAAGGAAAATGCAACGGTAGACATCGAAATTCAAGTTCACGGTATGGCGTGTATGTTTCAATCTAAACGACAATTAGTTGGAAATTATATGGAATATCAAGGGCGGAATTTACAAATAGAGCGCAGAGATAAAGAACGCAATCTGCATTTATATGATTCAGAACGCGATGTGAAATATCCCGTTTTTGAAGATGGAAACGGTACCCACATTATGAGTCCTAGAGATATGTGCATTATTGATGAGTTAGATGAACTGCTTGATGTTGAAGTAGACGCCTTTAAAATAGAAGGTATTTTCAAGGATAAATCATACCTTACAGAAGTTACTGCTCTTTATAAACAAGCGATAGACTTGTATTATCAAGACCAATCACTATATAGCAAAAAAAGAGAAATCATGTTAGATAAAGCAAAAAGTCTTCAACCTCGTACACGAGACATAGATACAGGCTTTTTCTTTAAAGAAACAGTGTATTAA
- a CDS encoding YrhC family protein, with translation MEKETEEQQKLARDFSTFSRILLTLASFLSLGYFLPDTFSKQEETTALIIINVLLMVSIFLHIIGKRAEEKVDE, from the coding sequence ATGGAAAAGGAGACAGAAGAACAGCAAAAACTGGCTCGGGATTTCTCTACTTTCAGCAGAATATTGTTAACGCTGGCTTCGTTTCTCAGTTTGGGCTATTTTTTACCAGATACTTTTTCCAAACAAGAGGAAACGACTGCTTTGATTATCATTAATGTTCTTTTAATGGTTTCCATTTTTCTCCATATTATAGGAAAAAGAGCAGAGGAAAAAGTTGATGAATAG
- a CDS encoding peptidase U32 family protein → MEAAVQKKKDNRTTKELKKPELLLPAGNLEKLKIAVHYGADAVYIGGQEFGLRSNAGNFSIEQMKEGVTFAQKYGAKVYVTTNIFAHNENMEGLDEYLELIEAAGVAGIIAADPLIIETAKKAAPSLEIHLSTQQSLANWIAVKFWKGQGLDRVVLAREVSLEDMLEIKKYVDIEIETFIHGAMCISYSGRCVLSNHMTARDSNRGGCCQSCRWNYDLIASEKKEEKPLHSINDVPFTMSPKDLNLIQSIPKLMDAGIDSLKVEGRMKSIHYVATVASVYRKVIDEYYTNPEHFQIKREWLEELGKCANRDTAPAFFENVPTYKEQLWGESKKNAPYEFAGMVLDYDKKTKMVTLQQRNLFKSGDEVEFFGPNSNSFKQTVPILFDDKGNKMDAARHPLQTVCFQIDQPVKPWDMMRKNKE, encoded by the coding sequence GTGGAGGCAGCTGTACAGAAAAAGAAGGACAATAGGACGACGAAAGAATTAAAAAAGCCGGAACTGCTGTTACCTGCTGGGAACCTCGAAAAATTGAAAATTGCTGTTCATTATGGGGCAGATGCAGTGTATATAGGCGGCCAAGAGTTTGGACTTCGGTCGAATGCCGGAAATTTTTCAATCGAGCAAATGAAAGAAGGCGTGACGTTTGCACAGAAATATGGAGCAAAAGTGTATGTGACAACAAATATATTTGCTCATAATGAAAACATGGAAGGGCTTGATGAATATTTAGAATTAATTGAGGCAGCTGGTGTGGCGGGAATTATTGCTGCAGATCCGCTTATTATAGAAACGGCTAAAAAAGCTGCACCTTCTCTAGAAATTCATTTATCTACTCAACAATCATTGGCTAATTGGATAGCTGTTAAATTTTGGAAAGGACAAGGGTTAGATAGAGTCGTGCTGGCTAGAGAAGTCAGCCTTGAGGATATGCTTGAAATAAAGAAGTACGTTGACATAGAGATCGAAACATTTATACATGGAGCGATGTGTATATCGTACTCAGGCAGGTGTGTATTGAGCAACCATATGACAGCTAGAGATTCTAACAGAGGCGGTTGCTGCCAATCGTGCCGTTGGAACTATGATTTAATAGCATCAGAAAAAAAAGAAGAAAAACCTCTACATTCTATAAATGATGTACCTTTTACGATGAGCCCAAAAGATTTGAATTTAATTCAATCGATACCTAAATTAATGGATGCAGGGATTGACAGTTTAAAGGTTGAAGGCAGAATGAAGTCTATTCATTATGTAGCAACTGTTGCATCTGTATACCGAAAAGTAATAGATGAGTATTACACCAATCCTGAACATTTTCAAATAAAAAGAGAGTGGTTAGAAGAGCTTGGGAAGTGTGCCAACCGTGATACTGCACCGGCTTTTTTTGAAAATGTACCAACTTATAAGGAACAATTGTGGGGAGAAAGTAAAAAGAACGCCCCATATGAATTTGCTGGTATGGTCCTTGATTATGACAAGAAGACAAAAATGGTCACCCTTCAACAAAGAAATCTTTTTAAATCTGGGGATGAAGTGGAATTTTTTGGACCAAACAGTAATAGTTTTAAACAAACCGTTCCTATTCTTTTTGATGATAAAGGAAATAAAATGGATGCTGCTAGACATCCTCTCCAAACCGTTTGCTTTCAAATTGATCAGCCAGTAAAGCCTTGGGATATGATGAGGAAAAATAAAGAGTAA
- a CDS encoding O-methyltransferase — MYEQPEMIKYIRDLNNKPSLLFLEMEKFAENNNVPIIETEALDVMLQILHIHNSKRILEIGTAIGYSALRIANDSPERKVISLEKDKERYETALNFRSKSKLKSQTTFVHVDALDETFSLEDRSPFDVLFIDASKGKYEEFFIKYTPCLKHKGLVITDNVFFKGLAAKPEDAPRRIRSMVRKIHSYNKWLADHPSFSTKFLAVGDGLAVSQKI, encoded by the coding sequence ATGTATGAACAGCCTGAAATGATAAAATATATACGTGATCTAAACAATAAACCTAGCCTATTATTCCTTGAAATGGAGAAATTCGCAGAAAATAACAATGTCCCTATCATAGAAACAGAAGCGTTAGATGTTATGCTGCAAATATTACATATACATAACAGCAAACGTATCCTTGAGATTGGAACTGCTATAGGATACTCAGCGCTTCGAATAGCAAATGATTCACCAGAGAGAAAAGTTATTTCTCTTGAAAAAGATAAAGAGCGTTATGAAACAGCTCTTAACTTTAGAAGTAAAAGTAAATTAAAGTCTCAAACTACGTTTGTTCACGTGGATGCACTTGATGAGACTTTTTCTCTTGAAGACAGATCTCCATTTGATGTATTATTTATTGATGCTTCGAAAGGAAAGTATGAAGAATTTTTTATAAAGTACACCCCTTGCTTGAAGCATAAAGGTCTTGTGATTACAGACAACGTCTTTTTCAAAGGACTGGCTGCTAAACCTGAGGACGCTCCTAGACGTATTCGTTCGATGGTAAGAAAAATTCATTCATATAATAAATGGCTGGCAGATCATCCTTCTTTTTCTACAAAGTTTCTTGCTGTTGGTGATGGGCTGGCTGTAAGTCAAAAAATATAA